One window of Trifolium pratense cultivar HEN17-A07 linkage group LG5, ARS_RC_1.1, whole genome shotgun sequence genomic DNA carries:
- the LOC123883439 gene encoding patatin-like protein 2 isoform X2: MQLDDVPSLDVKLSDISIGTSAAPSLLPPYYFKDGDNEFHLVDGGIAAGSPSLVAVSEVVQELNEKISHFIPVNPNKPIKVVLLSLGCGRGEPALRLDARDARFLSFNQWVPVLAIDLAAAAADINEYHLASVFPDLPSSHNYYLRVEFTAGNPVPC, translated from the exons ATGCAGTTGGATGATGTTCCTAGCCTAGATGTAAAATTGTCGGATATATCAATTGGAACTTCAGCTGCACCATCTCTACTACCACCTTATTACTTTAAGGATGGTGATAATGAATTCCATTTAGTTGATGGTGGTATAGCCGCGGGCAGTCCG TCATTGGTTGCAGTGAGTGAAGTGGTACAAGAATTGAATGAGAAGATTTCTCATTTCATTCCTGTGAATCCAAACAAACCTATCAAAGTGGTGTTGTTGTCATTAGGATGTGGAAGAGGGGAGCCAGCTCTAAGGCTTGATGCTAGAGATGCAAGGTTCTTGTCATTTAATCAGTGGGTACCAGTTTTAGCGATAGAtcttgctgctgctgctgcagaCATAAATGAATATCACCTTGCATCAGTGTTCCCTGACCTCCCATCTTCACACAATTACTATCTTCGAGTTGAG TTTACTGCAGGAAATCCTGTTCCGTGCTAA
- the LOC123883439 gene encoding patatin-like protein 2 isoform X1: MQLDDVPSLDVKLSDISIGTSAAPSLLPPYYFKDGDNEFHLVDGGIAAGSPSLVAVSEVVQELNEKISHFIPVNPNKPIKVVLLSLGCGRGEPALRLDARDARFLSFNQWVPVLAIDLAAAAADINEYHLASVFPDLPSSHNYYLRVEEYNLDSTIGGSWDQDLLQL, encoded by the exons ATGCAGTTGGATGATGTTCCTAGCCTAGATGTAAAATTGTCGGATATATCAATTGGAACTTCAGCTGCACCATCTCTACTACCACCTTATTACTTTAAGGATGGTGATAATGAATTCCATTTAGTTGATGGTGGTATAGCCGCGGGCAGTCCG TCATTGGTTGCAGTGAGTGAAGTGGTACAAGAATTGAATGAGAAGATTTCTCATTTCATTCCTGTGAATCCAAACAAACCTATCAAAGTGGTGTTGTTGTCATTAGGATGTGGAAGAGGGGAGCCAGCTCTAAGGCTTGATGCTAGAGATGCAAGGTTCTTGTCATTTAATCAGTGGGTACCAGTTTTAGCGATAGAtcttgctgctgctgctgcagaCATAAATGAATATCACCTTGCATCAGTGTTCCCTGACCTCCCATCTTCACACAATTACTATCTTCGAGTTGAG GAATATAACTTGGATTCAACCATAGGCGGTTCTTGGGATCAAGATTTACTGCAGTTGTAA